The proteins below are encoded in one region of Pirellulales bacterium:
- a CDS encoding diacylglycerol kinase has translation MSAANSSGERLTPPRSWYEKFRDAFRGVRSGMRGQSSFRVHIFVALAVLAGAVLLRCNLCQWCILSLCIGGVLTAEMFNSAMEHLAKAVDKDHNPHLGDALDTGSAAVLFASLAAAVVGTIVLLSRVITLLKG, from the coding sequence ATGTCCGCCGCCAATTCGTCCGGCGAACGCTTGACACCGCCGCGTAGCTGGTACGAAAAATTCCGCGATGCTTTTCGTGGAGTGCGCAGCGGCATGCGCGGCCAAAGCAGTTTTCGTGTACACATCTTTGTGGCCCTAGCAGTCCTTGCAGGTGCAGTGTTGCTGCGATGCAATTTGTGCCAGTGGTGTATATTGTCGCTTTGTATTGGTGGCGTTCTGACCGCAGAGATGTTCAACTCCGCGATGGAGCATTTGGCCAAAGCGGTTGATAAAGATCACAATCCACACCTGGGCGACGCCTTGGACACCGGCAGCGCCGCCGTGCTGTTTGCCTCGCTGGCGGCGGCCGTGGTTGGTACGATCGTTTTGCTCAGCCGGGTGATTACCCTACTAAAGGGCTGA
- a CDS encoding cupin domain-containing protein: protein MDVKNLQQVEAFITKDGSEMRELLAHRNSCIAKQSLAEARVSPGARTAAHFHFRTEEIYYILRGTGQMTIDAQQRPVGPGDAIAIPPGAVHTILNSGDEALVFLCCCAPAYEHDDTVLV, encoded by the coding sequence GTGGATGTGAAAAATTTACAGCAGGTTGAGGCGTTCATCACCAAAGACGGCTCGGAAATGCGCGAGCTGCTGGCACATCGCAATTCGTGCATTGCCAAGCAAAGTTTGGCCGAGGCGCGCGTTTCGCCAGGGGCACGCACGGCGGCGCATTTTCATTTCCGCACGGAAGAAATATATTACATTCTGCGGGGCACAGGGCAAATGACGATTGATGCCCAACAGCGGCCGGTCGGGCCGGGCGATGCCATCGCCATTCCGCCGGGGGCTGTACACACGATTTTGAATTCGGGAGACGAGGCGTTGGTATTTTTGTGCTGTTGCGCGCCGGCTTACGAGCATGACGACACGGTATTGGTATAG
- the larC gene encoding nickel pincer cofactor biosynthesis protein LarC, which yields MRIAYLDCASGIAGDMLLGALVDAGAQLAAIQAGVASLGLPGVKIAATEVRRKGFRGLKIEIQHEPQDKHRHLHHIVEMIDGCTLSPRAKELAKRIFTRLGEAEAKVHGIEIRKVHFHEVGAIDSIADIVGSAMGLDLLGIERIEASPVPTGHGFITIAHGRCSVPAPATAELLQGIPLVASDVEAELTTPTGAAILAALAERFGAPPPMTVQKIGYGAGTRDFEQQANLLRILVGDSAEVAKVSTGNVQTETLCLLETNLDDASGEVIGHCATQLFEAGALDVFSCGIQMKKNRPGVLLSVLCQPSEAERMEGIIFRETTTLGVRRSTVSRRKLARKPHTVTTPWGPIDGVLAMLPDGQVRFSPEFESCRLMAKKHHLALRIVFEAALRGFTPSN from the coding sequence ATGCGAATTGCTTACCTTGATTGCGCCAGCGGAATTGCCGGCGACATGTTGCTGGGCGCGTTGGTCGATGCCGGGGCTCAGTTAGCCGCCATTCAAGCAGGCGTGGCTTCGTTGGGCTTGCCGGGAGTGAAAATCGCCGCCACCGAGGTGCGCCGCAAAGGGTTCCGTGGCCTCAAAATCGAAATACAACATGAGCCGCAGGACAAGCATCGGCATCTGCATCACATTGTCGAGATGATCGATGGCTGCACGCTTTCGCCCCGGGCCAAAGAATTGGCCAAGCGCATTTTTACACGCTTGGGCGAGGCCGAAGCGAAGGTGCACGGCATAGAAATTCGCAAAGTGCATTTTCACGAAGTGGGGGCCATCGATTCCATCGCGGATATTGTGGGCAGTGCAATGGGGCTGGACCTGCTGGGCATCGAGCGAATTGAAGCCTCGCCCGTGCCGACGGGCCACGGTTTTATCACCATTGCTCATGGGAGGTGCAGTGTGCCGGCTCCGGCAACGGCTGAATTACTCCAGGGCATTCCGCTGGTGGCGAGTGATGTGGAAGCGGAATTAACGACGCCCACCGGCGCGGCGATTTTAGCGGCATTGGCCGAGCGTTTCGGGGCGCCGCCGCCGATGACCGTGCAAAAAATCGGCTACGGCGCCGGCACGCGCGACTTTGAGCAGCAGGCCAATTTATTGCGAATTCTAGTGGGTGACTCCGCCGAAGTCGCGAAAGTTAGCACGGGAAACGTCCAAACCGAGACGCTGTGCCTGCTGGAAACCAATCTGGACGATGCCAGCGGCGAAGTGATAGGCCACTGCGCGACGCAACTGTTTGAGGCCGGCGCATTAGATGTGTTTTCTTGCGGCATCCAGATGAAAAAAAATCGCCCGGGGGTGCTGCTGAGCGTTCTGTGTCAACCGAGCGAAGCGGAGCGGATGGAGGGAATCATCTTTCGCGAAACGACAACACTAGGCGTGCGGCGATCAACCGTCAGCCGCCGCAAGCTCGCGCGCAAGCCGCACACCGTGACCACGCCGTGGGGACCAATCGACGGCGTCTTGGCTATGCTGCCGGACGGGCAGGTGCGATTTTCGCCCGAGTTTGAATCATGCCGTCTAATGGCCAAAAAACATCACTTGGCGCTGCGCATTGTCTTTGAAGCGGCGTTGCGTGGATTTACGCCGTCGAACTGA
- a CDS encoding sulfite exporter TauE/SafE family protein, giving the protein MYVTPLNIWFFIAAGMGTGVLGAILGTGGGVFLIPLLLLFQIPMKYAVATSIISVVATSTAVASVNVERGTANMRLGMTLEIATSLGAIAGGLTAGWLSALVLETLFAIVLLPTAVLMWRGVTESAASASADSSGAAIAPTASLHQLTTDHGSTEFAEVRPPTTALAGRYFDPRLGREVIYQVERLWAGLGISFIAGNLSGLLGIGGGVFKVPALHLACRVPIKAAAATSNFMIGVTAAASAFLYFGRGEVRPALTSAVVVGVIIGSAVGSRISPALQGRLVKRLFAVLLVGVAVQMFVRVFG; this is encoded by the coding sequence ATGTACGTCACGCCTTTGAATATCTGGTTTTTCATCGCGGCGGGCATGGGAACAGGCGTTCTGGGAGCCATTTTAGGCACGGGCGGCGGCGTCTTTTTGATTCCGCTGTTATTGTTATTTCAAATCCCCATGAAGTATGCCGTAGCGACCAGCATCATTTCGGTGGTGGCCACCTCGACGGCCGTGGCCAGCGTCAACGTGGAGCGCGGCACGGCTAACATGCGCCTGGGAATGACGCTGGAAATTGCCACATCGCTGGGCGCAATTGCCGGCGGACTCACCGCCGGCTGGCTTTCCGCGCTGGTGTTGGAGACGTTGTTTGCCATCGTGCTGTTGCCGACGGCAGTGCTCATGTGGCGCGGCGTCACGGAAAGCGCCGCCTCAGCATCGGCTGATTCCTCTGGCGCCGCCATTGCTCCCACCGCTTCTCTTCATCAACTGACCACTGACCACGGCTCGACTGAGTTCGCCGAAGTCCGACCACCGACCACTGCCCTGGCCGGCCGTTATTTCGATCCGCGCCTGGGTCGGGAGGTAATCTATCAAGTCGAGCGGCTCTGGGCCGGCTTGGGAATTTCATTCATCGCCGGAAATTTATCAGGGCTGCTCGGAATCGGCGGCGGCGTGTTCAAAGTGCCAGCCTTGCATTTGGCTTGCCGAGTGCCGATTAAGGCCGCTGCGGCAACCTCGAATTTTATGATCGGCGTGACGGCCGCTGCCAGTGCGTTTTTGTATTTCGGCCGTGGCGAAGTCCGGCCCGCGCTCACCTCGGCCGTGGTCGTGGGAGTCATCATCGGATCGGCCGTCGGCTCGCGGATTAGCCCAGCGTTGCAAGGCCGCTTGGTGAAGAGATTATTCGCGGTGCTGCTAGTTGGCGTTGCGGTGCAAATGTTTGTGCGAGTTTTTGGATAA
- a CDS encoding DUF1634 domain-containing protein translates to MNYRQQPADPLARAVHWSLLLGLVCSVLLMIAGLFLAFLKDQPRPTSLITKLPDLLRMAADGNGVACMELGVLVLMLTPVVRVMVLAVGWMARREGRMALVALTVLLLLAISIMLSVG, encoded by the coding sequence ATGAACTACCGCCAACAACCTGCCGATCCTCTGGCGCGAGCCGTGCATTGGAGTTTATTGCTCGGACTGGTGTGCAGCGTGTTGCTCATGATTGCTGGGCTGTTTTTGGCATTCTTAAAAGATCAACCCCGGCCGACGTCGTTAATTACTAAGTTGCCCGATTTGCTGCGGATGGCCGCCGACGGCAACGGTGTCGCCTGCATGGAGCTGGGCGTCCTGGTGTTGATGCTCACGCCTGTCGTGCGCGTCATGGTATTGGCCGTCGGATGGATGGCGCGGCGAGAAGGCCGAATGGCGCTGGTGGCGCTCACCGTGTTGCTGCTCTTGGCGATCAGCATCATGCTGAGCGTGGGATAA
- a CDS encoding organic solvent tolerance protein OstA: protein MSQSQLPRSQGVLPSPTAAPPTMAPPQLGSPPQFGAPQATMPLPGTTAPPLRPAASSPEAVMPAEGPPLGTRRIRVIPRSDVPVQFDSQSNGSNETVATVTNGVNILIDGLPNSGPLGFAGSIDVSADRLVVWTTGNFGTTTIQQNNTPLELYMEGNIVFREGDRVVQAKAMYYNVNQRNGVILDAELLTPVPRFEGLVRLKAEVLRQVDRDRFVAQNASLTTSRLGIPTYEFKSGLLTLQDEQVPAINPFTGQPQINPQTDEPITDHEQMVTGQNNVIWVEGVPVFYWPFFAGDLERPPLYVNSFAYRHDDVFGNQVLIDFNPYEILGLRHPPQGTDWTASLDYLSLRGLGGGTKFGYSRPGFFDPAGRSEGFIDIWYIDDHGTDNLGLDRRDLTFPQPGRGRTLGRFEEDLPADWQLRLELGEVTDRNFLEQYYQQEWEEQKDQVDRLGLRHTWDNMSLELSASANADPFFTQTENLPKLDHYWLGQPLLDDAFTWYEHTNVGYLRQDQVNEPTDPTDQSQFNFLPYDVDAHGLRAATRNEFDLPFQAGPVKFVPYALGEVAYWGAGQFDPTTGDVTGSLDRAYGQFGLRATMPMWSVNPTIQSELWNVNGIAHKVVFNGEFFYANATGNDLGTLPIYDEIDDNNIQAIRRRLAFEDYPFIAPPPLTPFQVPLQFDERFYALRRDLMGWATGPTEIAGDETEIKFDIDQRWQTKRGIPGQEHVVDWIALDTDFEIFPDPDQNFGSAAGLLDYDFHWFVGDRLTVVSYGGYDFFSDGQRYTSVGGFISRPPRGSLYLGFNDYEGPISSDVITASYTYRMTQKWLSTFGTSFDMRNQGNIGESFRLTRVGESFLFTMGVNVDVSRGNVGFSVALIPRFLGHDPSVTRGQIDVPPAGVYGLE, encoded by the coding sequence ATGTCGCAATCGCAGTTGCCACGATCGCAAGGAGTATTGCCATCTCCAACCGCGGCGCCGCCGACAATGGCGCCGCCACAATTGGGTTCACCGCCACAGTTCGGTGCGCCACAAGCCACCATGCCGCTGCCGGGCACGACTGCGCCACCGCTACGCCCCGCAGCGTCATCGCCAGAAGCCGTGATGCCCGCGGAAGGCCCTCCTTTAGGCACGCGCCGAATTCGTGTCATCCCGCGTAGCGACGTGCCGGTTCAGTTCGACTCGCAATCCAATGGCTCAAACGAAACCGTGGCGACTGTCACCAACGGCGTGAACATTTTGATCGATGGCTTGCCCAACAGCGGCCCACTCGGTTTTGCAGGTTCGATCGACGTTTCGGCGGATCGACTGGTAGTGTGGACCACGGGCAACTTTGGCACGACCACGATCCAGCAAAACAACACGCCTCTGGAACTGTACATGGAGGGAAACATCGTTTTCCGCGAAGGGGACCGCGTGGTGCAAGCCAAGGCCATGTACTACAACGTGAATCAACGCAACGGCGTGATTTTAGATGCCGAACTGCTGACGCCCGTGCCGCGATTCGAGGGCTTAGTCCGCTTGAAAGCCGAGGTATTGCGGCAAGTCGACCGCGATCGTTTTGTCGCCCAAAACGCCAGCCTCACAACCAGTCGCTTAGGAATTCCCACGTACGAATTCAAATCGGGCCTGCTCACGCTGCAAGATGAACAAGTTCCGGCCATTAATCCCTTCACCGGCCAACCCCAAATCAATCCGCAAACGGACGAGCCGATCACCGATCACGAACAAATGGTCACTGGGCAAAATAACGTGATCTGGGTGGAGGGAGTGCCGGTCTTCTATTGGCCGTTCTTTGCCGGGGACTTGGAACGACCGCCGCTCTACGTCAATAGCTTCGCCTATCGGCACGATGACGTGTTTGGAAACCAGGTGCTGATTGATTTCAACCCGTACGAAATTTTGGGACTCCGCCATCCGCCGCAGGGGACCGATTGGACCGCCAGTCTCGATTATTTGAGCTTGCGCGGCCTGGGGGGCGGCACGAAGTTTGGCTACAGCCGGCCAGGTTTTTTTGATCCCGCGGGGCGATCGGAAGGTTTTATCGATATTTGGTACATTGACGACCACGGTACCGACAACTTGGGCTTGGACCGCCGCGACCTCACCTTCCCGCAGCCCGGCCGCGGCCGCACTTTGGGACGCTTCGAAGAAGATTTGCCCGCCGATTGGCAACTCCGGCTAGAGCTGGGCGAAGTAACCGATCGCAACTTCCTGGAGCAGTACTATCAACAGGAATGGGAAGAACAAAAAGATCAGGTCGACCGACTGGGGCTGCGCCATACGTGGGATAACATGTCGCTGGAATTGAGTGCGTCGGCGAATGCCGATCCGTTCTTCACGCAGACAGAAAACCTGCCTAAGCTCGATCATTACTGGCTCGGACAGCCGTTGCTGGATGATGCCTTTACCTGGTACGAACACACAAACGTCGGCTATTTGCGGCAAGACCAAGTCAACGAGCCAACCGATCCGACCGACCAATCACAGTTTAACTTCTTGCCGTACGACGTCGACGCTCACGGATTGCGGGCGGCCACGCGGAACGAGTTTGATTTGCCCTTTCAGGCGGGGCCAGTCAAATTCGTCCCTTATGCGCTGGGCGAAGTCGCTTACTGGGGCGCCGGCCAGTTTGACCCTACCACGGGCGATGTTACAGGCAGCCTCGATCGCGCCTATGGTCAATTCGGCTTGCGGGCCACAATGCCGATGTGGTCGGTGAATCCCACCATTCAGAGCGAATTGTGGAACGTCAATGGTATAGCTCATAAAGTTGTGTTCAACGGGGAATTCTTTTACGCCAACGCCACGGGAAACGACCTGGGTACGTTGCCTATTTACGACGAGATCGACGACAACAACATTCAAGCGATTCGGCGGCGATTGGCCTTTGAAGATTACCCCTTCATCGCGCCGCCGCCGCTCACCCCATTTCAAGTGCCGTTGCAGTTCGACGAACGATTTTACGCGCTGCGGCGCGACCTGATGGGTTGGGCAACCGGTCCGACCGAAATTGCCGGCGACGAAACCGAAATCAAATTTGATATCGATCAACGCTGGCAAACCAAGCGTGGCATTCCAGGTCAGGAACACGTGGTCGATTGGATCGCGCTGGATACCGACTTCGAAATCTTTCCCGACCCCGACCAAAACTTCGGCAGCGCAGCCGGTTTGCTTGATTATGATTTCCACTGGTTCGTGGGTGATCGGCTCACAGTCGTTTCGTACGGCGGATACGATTTCTTCAGCGATGGCCAGCGGTACACTTCTGTTGGTGGTTTCATCAGCCGACCGCCGCGGGGCAGCCTGTATTTGGGATTCAACGATTACGAAGGGCCCATTTCCAGCGATGTGATCACCGCCAGTTACACCTACCGCATGACGCAAAAATGGCTCTCTACGTTTGGCACCTCTTTCGACATGCGGAACCAAGGGAACATCGGCGAAAGCTTCCGACTGACGCGGGTGGGTGAATCGTTTCTCTTCACGATGGGAGTGAATGTCGACGTCAGCCGTGGGAACGTGGGCTTTAGTGTGGCGCTAATTCCGCGATTCTTGGGCCACGATCCCTCAGTCACTCGTGGGCAAATCGACGTCCCGCCTGCCGGCGTGTATGGGCTAGAGTAG
- a CDS encoding DUF4159 domain-containing protein has protein sequence DEKKALRKYLERGTLIADSICANRDFTTAFRREINDLFADQGIKLEPIPANHPMFSNEFGGYDLSQVSRRVPQGRAGDGPLEAKTRKGAPELEGLKIGDRYAVIFSPYDLSCALEKHDSLECEGYTKDDAERIGLNLLLYATFEF, from the coding sequence GACGAAAAGAAAGCGCTGCGAAAGTATTTGGAGCGCGGCACGCTGATTGCCGATTCGATTTGCGCCAACCGCGACTTTACCACTGCTTTCCGCCGCGAAATCAACGACTTGTTCGCCGACCAGGGGATCAAACTGGAGCCGATTCCGGCCAATCATCCGATGTTCTCCAACGAATTTGGCGGCTACGATCTCTCGCAAGTCAGCCGCCGGGTGCCTCAAGGGCGGGCCGGCGACGGCCCGTTGGAAGCCAAAACCCGCAAGGGCGCGCCCGAATTGGAAGGATTGAAAATCGGCGACCGCTATGCCGTGATTTTTTCGCCGTACGATTTGAGCTGCGCCCTGGAAAAGCACGATTCGCTGGAGTGCGAAGGTTATACCAAGGACGACGCCGAACGTATTGGGCTGAACCTATTGCTGTACGCCACGTTTGAGTTCTGA
- the rlmN gene encoding 23S rRNA (adenine(2503)-C(2))-methyltransferase RlmN: MLHLLDPAVFATLPNWLAQSAGGAPAYRADQIRQWLFAGWAESFAEMSNLPKQLREQLAAEFTIWTTAVERHHRAADGTEKLLLRLHDGHHIECVLLRDGSRRTICISSQVGCAMGCVFCASGLDGVVRNLTAGEIVEQMLRLQRLLPKASGADTSGQGFTEAGESVEAAEERLSHIVVMGMGEPLANLDRLLPALGEATSSTGLGISHRRITISTVGLPPAIDRLVELDARFQLAVSLHAPNDDLRNQLVPVNKNIGLTAIVAAADRYFEASGRRLTFEYVLLGGLNDKAEQARELAQLLRGRLALVNLIPYNAVPGLPYQTPTKKAVQQFVQTLGQAGLNVQIRERKGDEINAACGQLRRSQVGFQLQ; the protein is encoded by the coding sequence ATGTTGCATTTATTGGATCCCGCCGTGTTTGCCACGCTGCCCAACTGGTTGGCGCAGTCAGCCGGCGGTGCGCCGGCATATCGCGCCGATCAAATACGCCAATGGTTGTTCGCGGGCTGGGCGGAATCGTTTGCGGAAATGAGCAACTTGCCGAAGCAGTTGCGCGAGCAATTGGCGGCCGAATTTACGATTTGGACCACGGCCGTCGAGCGGCATCATCGGGCAGCCGACGGCACGGAAAAGCTGCTGTTGCGCTTGCACGATGGTCATCACATCGAGTGTGTGTTGCTGCGTGACGGCAGCCGGCGGACCATTTGCATCAGCTCGCAGGTCGGTTGTGCAATGGGCTGCGTATTTTGCGCGAGTGGTTTGGATGGTGTGGTGCGTAATTTGACGGCGGGCGAAATTGTCGAGCAAATGCTGCGCTTGCAGCGGTTGCTGCCGAAAGCAAGCGGCGCGGACACGAGCGGCCAGGGCTTTACAGAGGCCGGTGAATCGGTCGAAGCAGCCGAAGAGCGGCTGAGCCACATTGTGGTGATGGGGATGGGTGAACCGTTGGCGAATCTCGATCGGTTGCTGCCGGCGCTGGGCGAAGCGACCAGTTCGACGGGCTTAGGCATCAGCCATCGGCGGATCACCATTTCCACAGTCGGCTTGCCGCCGGCAATCGATCGGCTGGTGGAGCTCGACGCCCGCTTTCAATTGGCGGTTTCGCTGCATGCGCCCAACGACGATTTACGCAACCAATTGGTGCCGGTGAATAAAAACATTGGCTTGACGGCGATTGTGGCGGCGGCGGACCGTTATTTTGAAGCGTCGGGAAGGCGGCTGACCTTTGAGTATGTGTTGCTGGGCGGGCTGAATGACAAGGCGGAGCAGGCTCGGGAGTTGGCCCAATTGCTGCGTGGCCGGTTGGCGCTAGTCAACTTGATTCCGTACAACGCGGTGCCAGGATTGCCATACCAAACGCCGACGAAAAAAGCGGTTCAACAGTTTGTGCAGACACTGGGGCAAGCCGGGTTGAACGTGCAAATTCGCGAGCGTAAGGGGGACGAAATCAATGCCGCGTGCGGCCAACTGCGGCGAAGCCAGGTGGGGTTTCAACTACAGTAG
- a CDS encoding nucleotide pyrophosphohydrolase, which yields MSDQITTLSELRTLVANFVAAREWQQFHSPKNLSMSLAIEAAELMEHFQWLSIEQSRAVAAQPDKRGEVADELADILCYSLALANELQIDVSEAVRRKMLKNERKYPAAEFRGRYGFNDPPKSAR from the coding sequence ATGAGCGACCAAATCACCACGTTATCGGAGCTGCGCACGCTGGTTGCCAATTTTGTAGCCGCCCGCGAATGGCAGCAATTCCATTCGCCAAAAAACCTGTCGATGTCGCTGGCTATCGAGGCCGCCGAGTTAATGGAGCATTTTCAGTGGCTTTCGATCGAACAATCGCGAGCCGTCGCCGCACAGCCGGATAAACGGGGGGAAGTCGCCGACGAGCTGGCCGACATCCTGTGCTACAGCCTGGCGCTGGCTAACGAATTACAAATCGATGTTTCCGAAGCTGTTCGCCGCAAAATGCTCAAGAACGAACGTAAATACCCGGCTGCGGAATTCCGTGGACGCTACGGATTCAACGATCCACCCAAGTCAGCGCGCTAA